Part of the Vigna radiata var. radiata cultivar VC1973A chromosome 11, Vradiata_ver6, whole genome shotgun sequence genome is shown below.
AGCATGCTTAGGTTTTAACGTGTTCTAAAACTTACCGGTCCGGTTCAGTAAACCGgtccattataaaaaaaaaaaatccacaagaatttttaaaatagtcaataaatatattttttttatcgaatCCAAAGCGTAAGCGAAAAGAGACTAAAGATTTGTTTTCTGACTCTCAACACTTGCCCTAAGAGAAGGTGCTGCCACCGCAGAGAGACGAGAGCAACGTCGCCGGCAGCGCCGAAACCCccaattcaaaataaacacCTCCGGTAAGGTATTTTATAGTTGATTTCTGGTTTTTTCACTCGATTTTTCCTTCGAGAATACTACTATTAATGGTTGATTTCTGATCTTTGAATGAACGGTGTAACGAAATCTTTCATGTATGCTTTATTTGGCAAAACAACATGATTAATTTATGGAGGGGCACTGTTATGAAAAGAGTTTAGTTTGAGTTGAATGCGAGCATGGAGGGAAAATGAATGTGCTTATTACAGTTTATGAATTGATCatggaaatctataaatatttattctagtTATTTAGGTTTTGATGTaagatttagatttttttttttaattattgatatttttaaaaattgtcaaagtttcttttttttttttggaaaacaaaGACGAtaactttattgtttttattttctagtttaaatttatttttctcttttaatttttaagtttatgttttttagaCTTTAATTAatggattttatattttatatggaTTTTAATATCGAAACAGTTCATACGGCGTCGTTTTACTTCGAACGAATTGTAATCTTATTGGGCCTGAATGGGGTGTGGCCCAATTCCCGGACATGATCGTCCACCGGTATCCACGAGTTAATGCAGTCTTGGATACGCACATAAATATATCAAACTGTTTTCTCAAACCGTATtgttatttcttcttttcttctcatacTCTTCTCTCTACCAAGTTTGTTGTATCATAGATAGATTATATAGACATAGATAGGTCCAACTTTCATCGAAAAGTTTCCGTTGTATGTGATTAAAGCTCAATATTACATTGATGTAAATCGTGAACTATATATTGTTGGTGACCACCCAAGTTTAATTCTTGAGTAATGTTATGAATTGCAATTCGGTAACATAATCTAAATTCTTAATCTTCTGCTTTCAGGAAATTTCTTATTTGGTTCAAGATTTGGGTTTGTTGCATTCTAGGGTGCCTGTGCTTCTGCACTCGACCTGATCCATTGCCTCATGGATCCTTTTGATGATCTTCTACCCGAGACTACTGTTGCACGCAGTAGGTGCTTCGCTGCAATGATTCTGGGaaagctttttctttcttttttttttctttttaatacgCCGTGCTTATGTCAAGTGgctttgttattttcttttgtagttCGGCCGGGTACCAAGTTTGCTCCAAAGGCCAAAGCGAAACAGCGGCCACGAAAGGAAGTACCTTCGTCGGAACATGCCACCTCATCTAAAGATGCTGGGAATGAATGTCAAAATGTAGGTCCTTCCACGCTAAGTGTGCCAGCGAAAGAATCTATGGGATTCATTCATCAGACGCAGGTACAATTTCCAAATTCTGAAAGTGGAAATCCTGATCAAGATAGTGTGCAGGGAGATAGTGCAGCCTTGGTGGACAGTTCCACAATCACAGTATCTGAAATTGGTGCTGGTCAGAATTCTACAAACTTCTTAGAATCGGCATTTGAGGTAAACATCATTTTTATTGATTCGATATTATCTGTTATATGTAAcctcattttctttaaattgtttttcaattttaggcTGGCCCAACAGATTTTGACGGGGACTCGGTCACTAACTTCGTTTTTGAAACCAACCTCAATAATGGTAAGTTATGTGTTTACATTGATTGTCTGTGTGAAACCACTTTTCTTCATCTCAGACCTGTACATGTCAGTGTGAGTCATCACTTGAATTAAATTTGGTATGATTCATCTTCTGTCTATCGTGTGGTTTAGGCACAACACAACCAGTTCACCATGCTAATGTTGTAGTaaacaaattgaataatttGGCTGCACCATTTTCAAGTTGCTCAACCATAGATAGGATGAAGGAACCCCCTAAAAATTGGGAAGGTTCATTTCTtgatatcaataaatatttggaACTTATTGACAACTCATTGCAATTAGGCACGGATTTGAGCTTCGGAAGTGTTTCAGATAATAAAGTTGCAATAACTCAAACAGTTGATTCAAAGTCAAACATTGGGAAAGAACCAgaggtggattttttttttctttttttctttttataagatttttggTCCTTTTTCTGTTTAGTTCTAGTGCTTAAGATGGGTGTGATCAATTTATGGAGATACTTTTCAGGTAGTATCTGCAGAGATTGAATTGGATCCTTTCAGTGACGTCCTCCCTGATCTTCCTGCTAGGAATGGTTAGTGATATTGATGATTTTGTAAATAGGTGAATATGCTTCCTATCACGGAAAAAATGAGCTatctgtattatttttattgtagcTCATAAATTTAAACCCAAGATTAAGCCACGACCTAGAGTAGGCAATATGCCGGCTTCTGCTTCATCTGATGTTATGATGGAAAAATCTGTTGAGTTGCCTACTTCATGCTCAACGGACTTTCAATCTTTTCAGTCAACTAGTGTACTAAACCAATCAACCAGTTTACCTTTGCCAACGTCAGAGATTCTTAGGAAGACTTATATGCCCGATAAGTTTGGTAACACAAGCTCAAATGTTTCAATATCCGAAGATAGTAAGAGCTTGGCAGCAGCAACTCCTTCCCAATTGGATTCCCTAAATGCTATGCTTTCAGTGGACGCAGTTCATAATGGTACTAGAGATTGGCCTTCTACCTTTGGTAAATCATCTGGAGAGGTAATGGAAGAATTAATATctgttgtttttctatttcattaagTTGCTAAACGTTATAGATTTTGTACATGAAGGCTGCAGACATTTTTTCTGGGTTGGAATCCCTTGATGACTTTCTCACCCAAGCGACTACTGATACAGGTGAGTCACTATATTCCTTTTGATTTACCAAATTTCGTCAACTCTCTCTTTATTCTTCACTAGAACTTTCAAGAGCATCACTTGTATTGTATTGTTGCCTTTATATCTCAATGTTTTGGTTAACTGGCTCCTAGCCAACTATAACTTGTAAGTATGTGACAATGGGTTTATTCAGTGGTGATTGTAAAACTTGTGTAGGAAAACCAGCTCTTCATTCTTTCAATGAGAAGGGTGCAGAGGAAAACTTTGTCACACCTGTTTGTAGTTCTATTAACTCCTTTAGGGAATGTGATAATACCCAAGTTCAAAGATGTCCTACACCACAAGATCCAGTAACCTTCAATGAAGCTACCGATCTCAATGAGAGTGATACTCACACTAAGAATAGAATGTCGGAAACAGAGGTGAAGATTATGTGATTACAAGCATATAATAATTGTCTGTTTGTGCGAAATACTTATTTGActttcttatttaataatatcgATTATTGTTATTGGTATCAGGAAATTGTGGACTTGAATCCCGCCTATCCAATAGATGATGTTTTTGATTATCAATCCATGAAATCTGGTGAAGATCCAACTTCTGGAATTCCAGTGCATGAAGACTTGACAAATGCTGCTGACAGTTCCACATTGGCTGATCTTTTGCATGCAAATGATTCAAGGgaaaaagaagtaaatattGTTTACTTTGActtctttctccttctttttgtttcatttttctaagttgtaaatctaattatatgtactttttattttttctaatttttgtatCATACTTGTCAGGTTGCTAATCAAAGGAATAGGGATGGCTCAGACTCATGTTCTCTGAGGAAGAACAAAAGATCTTCTATTTCTGGTGAGGAGGATAATGGTGGTAAAACCTCAAGGCAGCGGAGAAAACTAGCAGCATGTAAACCTAAAAACAGCTCATTGAATGAGGATGTTGAAGATGATAATGACATTGATTCTCCTTATCATTCAAACGAACATGAACttcaagaaaatgatgatgacTATGAAGTTGATCATTCATCCAAGAAGAAGAGAGGATCAAAGAGTTCACAGAAGAAATCTGTGGCCAAAAGTGGAAAAACGTCTCAAAGGCGTAAGAAGGCCGATGATGATGTACAAAAAACTAAGGAACCTCCTAAAAAGTTCTCTCATTCAACCCGACGAAAGAAAAGATGTGGTAGAAATGActatattgtttgtttttaagtttcatcCTTGGGGATATACTTGTGTTGaagttttttctctttcatagTGGACAAGGCTCTGCTGGAAATTCCCGAGGACGAACTTGATCTTCGAACATTGCctattaaagatattattttacttGCAGAACACAGGGAGCGGCAAGCGGTGTGTATACTTTATTCTATTTCAACTTCCAACCATTGTTAGTTTCATAGTTGTTAGTATGGCACTATGATTTGAATTTTCACTAACTGTTCCGTTTGTTTTCCTATTTAGAAAAAAGATGCGATGACTTCAAATATGTCTCCCTCCAATCAAAGGTACTCACCTCTAGTAAGAGTTTGcattttacttaattttctggtcaatatttatctttactttaaaatagtatagtataattatattgttaaataaacttattttgaaaaataaactgATCCAAACATCCTATTTACTGCAACGACTCTCTAATTCTTgcataatattattcttttgagAAACGGgatatttgaaaaagttgagAAACTTGTTCAATAAAGGTATTTTATGTTCCTTTTTTACCTTAGAGACATGAGTGCCCTGCACAAAGTCCATAATGTAGCTTGAATTATATCTTCTCTCTTTCAATGATTATATTAATTGCTTTGCCATTTTGTCCTAATGGGTTGAGTGAATGGATTGTCATTCTGTCAGTAAATTACTTGATTTCTATTGTTACTTTTGTTGGCTACTGTTGGGCCAAGGGCATGAGTCATGGAGGTAGAAGTGATTGTGGACCTTTTTCCATTAGTCCATGATGATGGGAGGATGAACTGGAGGTTGAGTAAATAAGGGGGAGATACTTTACATTTTTTGTATAATTGTATTCATCAGAGTACTTAAATGGTTTTGGTTGACATTCAGTATCTGAGAACAAAAGGGAAAAGTCAAACATTGTATAATGCACTGCATATTATCCTCTGGCCAATGTTACTTATTATTTTCTCTTGATGCCTTGTGGACTAGTAAATGAATTTCAGCTTGCAAAATATTTATCTCCAGTGGATGGAGATTCTGATAGGCCATTGTTTTTATTACTGTCTCTGGAGTCACATAAGgactagaaaataaattttattttgcataATATTTATCTGCAGTGGTGGAGATTCTCTTCATGGGGCTGGTGCGTATAATGAACATGAGTTCTCAGGTTCAGAAGATGGTGAAGACCCATATGATGATCAAGACAATGAAAGGATTGCATCAACTTCCGTTCTATACAATTACCAGACTTTCATGGAAAAGACACCTAGGGGGAAATGGTCAAAACAAGATACCGAACTGTTTTATGAGGTATTTCTGTAATTCGCGCAAGATGTCTGACATTATTATGTCTCTTAAACAATACAGTAAATTACCTAAttccttttcattattttgacaTAGGCTATTAGGGAGTTGGGTACAGATTTTTCTATGATACAACAGCTTTTCCCTGATAAAACCCGCCGTCAAATTAAGTTGAAATACAAGAAGGAAGAGCGGGAGCATTATTTACGGTTAAGGGATGCTATACATAACCGTGCGAAAGGTTTTACTGATTAATTGCTATTGTTCTGCGCTGTTCTCTGATAGATTAATTGTGTTTATTGTTGAAGTAGTCTAGTAATGATCCTCAAGATTACTTCTATAACTTCTTTAACTTGTCatgacaaatataattttagaatggTTAGCCTTAACGCTCTTCAATACTCTTTCTTGTAGATCATTCTCATTATAAATTGTTGATTGAACGATTGCAACTAGCTTCCACCAAGACAGAGGAGGTTATGGACCTGACAACAGGAGCTAATGTATGCAATTTTTGCCTCTCCAATTTATACTCTGATATCACTGTTTTTGGTGCATATAGTTTATGATTTCAGTGGCGAATTTATCAGTGAAATATTCTTAACCGCGTGTTTTCCTGTAGGAAGGTGGAACGTAGCAAGTCCATCGATAAAACTTAACATTTTTACTTGATTCTGGCTTTCATTTCCTAAATAAGTTTCTGTGAGGGTTAAAGCTATTTCTTCCCTATTCATAAGGTCCATACTCTGATATTGTTAGCTTTAAAGCTCAAATGACCGAGTTACTTAAGTATATTGCTACAAGGCTGAAAGATAACTTGCGTTGactattttccttttaaagatAAAGTAAATTTAGTTCTATTTGTGCAATCAGCAAGTTTGGTAGTGTTCATCTACATGGTGTGACATGGTTGGTAGAAAATGTTGTTCCTTAAGCATAGGATTAAAGGATCAATTTCAGGCCGTgtatacataaaatttatattcggGAAGCCCAGACCCTTAATTGTGTCATAGTTTTGCGAGGAAGTAGTTCTTAAATGCCAGCACATCTCAGATTCACCAGGAATAAAAAAGTTTGGTAGTGCTCGTGAATCTTCGGTTGGagtaatttaaatgcaaaatgaagaaaaacaggTGTAgtagaaacatgaaaaatttatcaaactgGAGCCCAGGAAGCAAACATAATTGAGTGTACAGGGGAAGATCCTGGACCCATTGTGGGTTAAAGGCTGTGCTCATAGATATAGAATTTAAACCCAGGAACACCAATCCATGCTCTTGGCTTGAATGTGTCTGAGGCATAGATATAAAGGAACCATATTCCACTTTATTATCCTGCCTTTATGACGTGAAAAACCTTGAATGACCTGACCCATGGAAAGATAAGGGCAATTGTAACTGTCACACTTTCCACTTTTCAATTATTGATCAAGGATATCTCTAAATTCACAGTCCACACACTGGTAATGTTATAAGGTCTAAGGATATGTTGGGAAGTTAGGTTTTAGAGCAAAATGGAAGGAAGGGGAGACTTTTTAAAGGTAAAACAGTTGTATAAtgcttataaaaataaataaaagatttacaCGTTAAATTTATTTCgtctcatttattttaaaatttattatattatatatctgtttcaaattatatatgttacaaATGGAAAAAATGATCCTCTCTGGAAAACTTAACTCTTAAAAGATACTCTAATGTTCTATTTCCTAATTGGCCCTGCTGATTATTGTTTTATCTTAAATGAAGGAAGAGGTTGTGGAGGCTGCAACAATTAAGCATGACGCGGATGTTAAACAACAGGAAGATTCTCCGGCAGTTCAGAATCCAGAGGAATATGATGACAGTGAGGATGACTCTCTAAAATGGTCTCAGTATAAAAGTCTGTATTAGGGACAGAATGAAAGTAAatcatttttatcttattttattgtcAGAATAGTTAGTGCGAAATTCTTTTACTTgcttaaaatttgtgaaatcaTTCATTTAACCGTCCTCTGCTTCCATTGTCCAGCAGGgcctctttttctcttttcaattttgCATGTAATAATGTACAATTTTTCTCTCACAAACGTATCGTTAATTTGTAATCAACGTTCTAGTTCATTAATTCCTTTTATATTGTGTTATTTGTTCTTGGATAAGTGGAGAATCAATCTCTAAGATTGGGTATGACACTGCCATTATGCTTATCGGTTAACTATAAATAATGGTTTTTGTGTTGTCAAAAGGAAGAAACTAACAGGTAAGATATCGTACATTGTCCCACCTAACTCCTTTCTCTTTCTAGGCAAATGTTTCTTGATGGTTACGATACTATAATTTTGTGGAGGATGTTACTTCCGGCACTCGCATTAAATTTCTTTCTGTACCTCATCATtcctgattttatttttcagaaagaCACTCACTCACAATAAGTTATAACTCGGAGGTCAACCTGATCTAAGGGTCACTagataaaatgtgaaaaaattataatttttttatacaagtcGAGACTTATTTAAATTCGGTTCATGCAGATTGAATTTGTGATGGATCAGGTTGACTCATCAAttcacctacctaattttattttattcaaatttaattttaatttttttaaaaaatatttattatttttttttgcttgaaataattatttaagttttttattttcaaaattaattaaactctcGTGTTGGTAGTGaaatttagaagtgaaatttgtttagatttaaattatagaaagtttataattttttttttattaaaataaaaattgtatttaagtgaAGGAGTGAACTAACCTGTTTATCCATTAACTTGTGGTGGGTTGGActgagttcaaatttttttggttCACTAATAAACAAGTTGAATtagattgactcactaaataaCTAATCCGTGATGGATTAGACCAAATTGGACTGAATTACCCGTTATGACAACTCTATCATtcttattttggaaaaaaaaaatgctaagcTTTGATGGGATGCCGGAAGAAATTTGATAGGACGTTTTTTCCCATACCTTCTTCATATATCTCCAATTTCTCTTTATGGAAAACAGGTGCATAAAATCTATATTTCAATTTGCAGGTCTccattatattttgaaattcgttaaaagttttgataaattttaaaattcgtttaAGTTTTTTACCATATCTCAAAATTAGTTGAAGTTTTTAAAAAGCTTTtcaaatagaatttaaaatttattgaaacttttgaaaactttatgataaattttgaaattcattgaagtttttttcttttaataattaaaatccgttacagaaaaaaaaatctttttattttattaaatcactCACTTTTTATAGAACACTCAGTCGCtactattttcaaaaaatatttcagaagCTTTGATAGAAGTGCAGGAAGAAAATTGAGAGGTGCAGGAAGTAATACCCTGCTATCGTTATCAGGcccaacaaaaatatatatcactCTTGTGTTATTTAGTTTTAcacagaatataaaaaaatatgattttgtttttatgttcaTGCGTAACAAATTAATGAATCAGAGTTGTAGAGCCAGAAATTTGGGAAAAAAGAATGTCATAGACAGgtatttaataaaagttttagttggaatatatattaagataagTCAAACAGatgaaaactaatttttattatttatctcgATAAATTCTCATGAagatacacaaaaataaattaatttcatataaaaacgtttttgtcaaaaatcgtaaaaaaaatgtgtagaGAAGTTTGCAAAATAGCCCACTATGATTCGATTAAAATGACTCGATTTCGAATTTCACGCTCACTCGCCCAAACCAAACAATGGCGGGTTCTGAACCTTTTCCTTCTCCAAAAATCCTTCTAGCAAAGCCGGGAATCGTTACCGGAGCTCCCGTTGCCGGTAAATTTGGCCGTGGAGGCGCCGGAGACGACGATTCCGTTCAGCACCGTTCTCGTCTCCCTTCCGTCGCGTCCCTCAACCTTCTCTCCGATTCCTGGGATTTCCATATCGATCGCTTTCTCCCAGTACTAACCTAAATCTCTCTTTAcctctctgtttttctttttaccgcAAAAATGTTTACAATTAGGTTAGACGTTTATGGGTACCTGAAGTAGACTGACCCTGATTGCCGttggattttgaaaatgttgcaGTTTTTGACTGAGAATACGGACTTTACTGTGATTGGAGTGATTGGGCCACCTGGAGTGGGAAAGTCCACTATTATGAATGAACTTTATGGTTTTGATTCAAGTTCCCCTGGTCAGTTTATTCGCACTATGTAATTTACGTCCTCTTAGGATGATTTTCATCAGCACtcataaatgaagaaaatgagaaagtaaaTTACTTCAAACTTCTTCTGTAAGTTGAAACAGCACATAGACCTTAGTTTCAGGTGTAGTTAATACGGAAGAATTTCTACAATTTACAAAATTGAGGGCATAAATGATTTTAACTAATAGGTTAACTTCATTTTACAATGAACAGAAAGCTTAGTTTCTttactatgtttttttttctttttattttaactttttatctaTAAGCCTGCAGGGATGCTACCACCTTTTGCCTTACAGTCTGAAGAAACTAGAGCTATGGCAAGGCATTGTTCCACGGGTGTTGAACCAAGGATTTCAACTGAACGCATTATTCTTCTCGATACCCAGGTACTACTGTCCATAATATCttcaattttgtttcctttttttatgttttattgtacTCATTCATTGGTGtgcttcatttttcatttatggCTTTGTTTCTCTTCTATTGCTTTCACTGTTCCCCTTTTTTTCCCTTAATTTTTGTgggattgattttttttttcttatttttcacctGTAGCCTGTATTCAGTGCTTCTGTTTTAGCTGAGATGATGAGACCAGATGGCTCTTCAACAATTTCAGTGCTAGGTGGAGAAACCATGCCGGCTGAATTGGCTCATGAACTTATGGGTATTCAGGTAATAGTAACTTCCAATTAGAGAATACATTCTCGGGACAAATACTATTTATTCCTAGCTTAATAGTGGTTGGTGTTTCCTTGAACTGTTCCTATATCTTCTTGAGTTTGTTGGGTTGCTGCAAGGAATCTTTTTAGCTTGCTGTTCTTCTAGCATCCATATGTCATATTGTGCTGGTGGTGTCAGAGGGAGTTCGTGATGATAGCATGTGGCAATTGATGTTGACGGTATGTGTGTTGTATTTGAAGATGCTTCATGTCCCGTTCAATAACTGAATTGACTGTTGATTCCATCCATTATTGTTACTTACACGAATGCGtggcttcttcttttttcttagcTCAGTTTTATGCTATAAGAATCCAGCTGCTAGATCAATGTCTAATATTCACTGTCTAGCCTACACTATATAAAATCAAGTTGCTTTATATCATCCATTATGTTTAAAATGATCATTTTGGTGAATAGTTGCAATCACATAGTGTGTTGTAAGTATTTTGTGTTGTGGAAGCAATTGGCTATTATTTGCTGCTGCTAACAAAATGACTAGAACTCTCaaattttttatgcttttcaaACATGTGACTTGATTAATCTCTAGTCAGATTTGTGTTTTTGTAGATTTAAGATTACAGACAATTATAAGGACAAGTACGTGATGTTATTGATTGATAAAGCGAAATATCATATTCTTGTAAAATCCTATTTGTAcaaattgaacaaattttttttaggcttccttgtttatttttatttgaaagtcTTTGAACATCACGTGCAGACACTTTTTAGTTTTGGTAATTTACACTCTAAAGACTACTGATATATTGAAAACTGATCATGCGGTATTTGAATAGTGTAGATTGATTTGTTGAAGCATGGAATTTCAGACCCGTCCTTGATGGCATCATCCCTATCACAAAGCTCTAATTCAGTGCTTGAGAAAGATAGACATCTTGAACATGAAGAATACGTGGCCACCCCTGTGTTTGTACACACGAAGTAAGAAACATCATTCTGCCTCAACATATTGGCAGGATATTATTAGAATTAATGAATCCTATAGTTACTGTATGCAGCCACAATAATGAAGTCTAAAATCATCATAAA
Proteins encoded:
- the LOC106777581 gene encoding uncharacterized protein LOC106777581; translated protein: MDPFDDLLPETTVARIRPGTKFAPKAKAKQRPRKEVPSSEHATSSKDAGNECQNVGPSTLSVPAKESMGFIHQTQVQFPNSESGNPDQDSVQGDSAALVDSSTITVSEIGAGQNSTNFLESAFEAGPTDFDGDSVTNFVFETNLNNGTDLSFGSVSDNKVAITQTVDSKSNIGKEPEVVSAEIELDPFSDVLPDLPARNAHKFKPKIKPRPRVGNMPASASSDVMMEKSVELPTSCSTDFQSFQSTSVLNQSTSLPLPTSEILRKTYMPDKFGNTSSNVSISEDSKSLAAATPSQLDSLNAMLSVDAVHNGTRDWPSTFGKSSGEAADIFSGLESLDDFLTQATTDTGKPALHSFNEKGAEENFVTPVCSSINSFRECDNTQVQRCPTPQDPVTFNEATDLNESDTHTKNRMSETEEIVDLNPAYPIDDVFDYQSMKSGEDPTSGIPVHEDLTNAADSSTLADLLHANDSREKEVANQRNRDGSDSCSLRKNKRSSISGEEDNGGKTSRQRRKLAACKPKNSSLNEDVEDDNDIDSPYHSNEHELQENDDDYEVDHSSKKKRGSKSSQKKSVAKSGKTSQRRKKADDDVQKTKEPPKKFSHSTRRKKRCVDKALLEIPEDELDLRTLPIKDIILLAEHRERQAKKDAMTSNMSPSNQSGGDSLHGAGAYNEHEFSGSEDGEDPYDDQDNERIASTSVLYNYQTFMEKTPRGKWSKQDTELFYEAIRELGTDFSMIQQLFPDKTRRQIKLKYKKEEREHYLRLRDAIHNRAKDHSHYKLLIERLQLASTKTEEVMDLTTGANEEVVEAATIKHDADVKQQEDSPAVQNPEEYDDSEDDSLKWSQYKSLY
- the LOC106776502 gene encoding protein SMG9, with translation MAGSEPFPSPKILLAKPGIVTGAPVAGKFGRGGAGDDDSVQHRSRLPSVASLNLLSDSWDFHIDRFLPFLTENTDFTVIGVIGPPGVGKSTIMNELYGFDSSSPGMLPPFALQSEETRAMARHCSTGVEPRISTERIILLDTQPVFSASVLAEMMRPDGSSTISVLGGETMPAELAHELMGIQLAVLLASICHIVLVVSEGVRDDSMWQLMLTIDLLKHGISDPSLMASSLSQSSNSVLEKDRHLEHEEYVATPVFVHTKLQDQDFSPNNFVQLKKALMQYFRPSSFVRQHVGNKPEEHALSSTVRGSQMESNLIKLYTIPLKKKDENPRAQHESYVSALWKLRDQILSMKSPSFTRPVSEREWLKNSAKIWEQVKNSPTILEYCRTLQHSGMYRR